In Companilactobacillus allii, one genomic interval encodes:
- a CDS encoding Nramp family divalent metal transporter: protein MNDGSDVEENETTSKRNKLVSSSSADNKSLDEINGSIEVPEGAGFWRTLMTYTGPGILIAVGYMDPGNWITSIAGGAQYKYTLLSVVLISSLIAMLLQSMAAKLGIVTGKDLAQLTREKTSKTGGLILWVIAELAIMATDIAEIIGSGIAIKLLFNIPLIVGILITAADVLILLLLMKLGFRKIEAIVATLVSVILLVFLYEVFLAKPSVTGIINGYFPQSSIITNNGMLYLSLGIVGATVMPHDLYLGSSISQTRKVNREDNKDIAKAIKFSTIDSNIQLFLAFIVNSLLLILGAALFYGTNSELGRFVDLFNALSNKQVVGAIASPILSMLFAVALLSSGQSSTITGTLSGQIIMEGFIRLKMPLWAQRLLTRLLSVTPVLIFAVYYHDNEAKIENLLTFSQVFLSVALPFAIIPLVLFTSDEKIMGQFKNRKWVKYCAWFATIVLIILNVYLIVQTIVEA from the coding sequence ATGAATGATGGTAGTGATGTAGAAGAGAACGAAACAACTTCAAAGCGCAATAAGCTTGTGAGTTCTAGTTCTGCAGATAATAAGAGTTTGGATGAGATCAATGGTAGTATTGAGGTTCCAGAAGGTGCTGGCTTCTGGAGAACATTGATGACTTACACTGGTCCTGGTATTTTGATTGCTGTGGGTTACATGGATCCAGGAAACTGGATAACTTCAATCGCCGGTGGTGCTCAATATAAATACACACTTTTGTCAGTCGTACTTATCTCAAGTTTGATTGCTATGTTGTTGCAATCTATGGCAGCCAAACTTGGAATTGTAACAGGGAAGGATCTAGCTCAGTTAACTAGAGAAAAGACTTCTAAGACTGGTGGATTGATTCTTTGGGTAATAGCTGAACTCGCTATTATGGCAACTGATATTGCCGAGATCATCGGTTCTGGTATTGCTATTAAGTTGTTATTCAACATACCGTTGATCGTTGGTATATTGATCACAGCAGCTGATGTTTTGATTCTGCTTCTACTAATGAAGTTAGGATTTCGTAAGATTGAAGCAATTGTCGCAACACTTGTTTCAGTTATTTTGTTAGTGTTCTTATATGAAGTATTCCTAGCAAAACCAAGTGTTACAGGGATTATCAATGGATATTTCCCACAGAGCAGTATTATTACTAATAACGGAATGTTATATTTGTCCCTTGGTATCGTTGGTGCTACAGTTATGCCTCATGACTTGTATTTAGGTTCATCAATTTCCCAAACTAGAAAAGTTAATCGTGAAGATAACAAAGATATTGCTAAAGCTATTAAATTTTCGACAATTGATTCAAATATTCAATTGTTCCTAGCATTTATTGTTAACAGTTTGCTTTTGATATTAGGTGCTGCGTTGTTCTATGGTACAAATAGTGAACTTGGCCGTTTCGTTGATTTGTTTAATGCCTTAAGTAATAAACAAGTTGTTGGTGCTATTGCCAGTCCAATCTTAAGTATGTTGTTCGCCGTTGCCTTATTGTCATCAGGTCAAAGTTCAACAATCACAGGAACACTTTCAGGTCAGATAATTATGGAAGGTTTCATTAGATTAAAGATGCCTTTGTGGGCACAGCGTCTATTGACAAGACTTCTATCAGTTACCCCAGTTTTGATTTTCGCTGTTTATTATCACGATAATGAAGCAAAAATCGAGAATTTACTTACATTCTCACAAGTATTCTTAAGTGTTGCCTTACCATTTGCGATTATCCCGTTGGTTCTTTTCACGAGTGATGAGAAGATAATGGGACAGTTCAAAAATAGGAAGTGGGTCAAGTATTGTGCTTGGTTTGCAACCATTGTCTTGATAATTTTGAATGTATATTTAATTGTTCAAACTATCGTAGAAGCATAG
- a CDS encoding sensor histidine kinase, translated as MKLIYQNMLSFLIVILTTLGIILYSVTSTSTTSEYNRTYKDLESYAGNMEKIALKTDSKTGQIHNITGDNIKTVEQVLSSRNVQFAIFDYQNDQVYPTPPSNVKLHLKQSYWKKLKQGKTIRNIQKPESSDNNPHLSNKKDNLSYVYVLTPWFQNGKLVAAVWAGSDVSQLQTNIGEINRRLYFALLISLLAAIILSFLLSRYQVNRINRLRSATKKVADNDFSVHIESKNRDELDDLADDFNTMVKSLEDSDKEIKRQEQRRKEFMADASHEMRTPLTTINGLLEGLAYDAIPEESKGQSIQLMRNETNRLIRLVNENLDYEKIRTNQITLAKRVFDANAPLRDIVSQLQKKSAESGDQLILETPEDELETYADYDRFVQVMFNIMQNSIQFTDNGEITVTGYRADDKHASIFKIQDTGVGMSEDQVKNIWDRYYKADPSRKNRKYGESGLGLSIVHQLIENHGGEIHVKSKLNEGTTFTVTLFDEGYEKKIDKDKAPS; from the coding sequence ATGAAGTTAATTTATCAAAATATGCTAAGTTTTTTGATCGTAATCCTTACAACATTAGGTATTATTTTGTACTCTGTAACTAGTACTTCTACTACTTCGGAATATAATCGAACTTATAAGGATCTTGAGAGTTATGCTGGAAATATGGAAAAAATAGCTCTCAAAACCGATTCAAAAACAGGACAGATCCATAATATTACAGGGGATAATATTAAGACTGTTGAGCAAGTTTTATCTTCTAGAAATGTTCAATTTGCAATTTTTGACTATCAAAATGATCAAGTCTATCCAACACCACCTTCAAATGTGAAGCTACACTTGAAACAGTCTTATTGGAAGAAGCTAAAACAAGGAAAGACTATTCGTAACATTCAAAAGCCTGAAAGCTCGGACAACAATCCACATTTAAGTAACAAAAAAGACAATTTGAGTTATGTTTATGTATTAACACCTTGGTTTCAAAATGGTAAGTTAGTCGCTGCTGTTTGGGCTGGTTCAGATGTTAGTCAATTGCAGACTAATATTGGTGAAATAAATAGGCGATTGTATTTTGCCTTATTGATTTCTCTGTTAGCAGCAATCATTCTTAGTTTCTTATTGTCACGTTATCAAGTTAATCGTATTAACAGATTGCGTAGTGCAACCAAAAAGGTTGCTGATAATGATTTCTCAGTTCATATCGAAAGTAAAAATAGAGATGAGCTTGATGATTTAGCTGATGACTTCAACACCATGGTTAAGTCACTAGAGGACTCGGATAAGGAAATTAAGCGACAAGAGCAACGCAGAAAGGAATTCATGGCAGATGCCTCTCATGAGATGAGAACTCCTTTAACGACCATTAATGGATTATTAGAGGGTCTTGCTTATGATGCAATTCCAGAAGAATCTAAAGGTCAAAGTATTCAACTTATGCGAAACGAGACCAATAGGTTGATTCGATTGGTCAATGAGAACCTTGACTATGAAAAGATTCGAACTAATCAGATCACGTTAGCTAAGAGAGTCTTTGACGCTAACGCTCCCTTAAGGGATATCGTTTCACAATTACAGAAGAAATCCGCTGAGTCAGGGGACCAGTTGATTCTTGAGACTCCAGAGGACGAATTGGAAACGTATGCTGATTATGATAGATTTGTACAAGTTATGTTTAATATCATGCAGAATTCTATACAGTTCACTGATAATGGTGAAATAACAGTAACCGGGTATCGTGCTGATGATAAACATGCATCGATTTTTAAGATTCAAGATACTGGAGTCGGTATGTCTGAAGACCAAGTTAAGAATATTTGGGATCGATATTATAAGGCTGATCCGTCACGTAAGAATAGAAAATACGGTGAGTCAGGATTAGGATTATCAATTGTCCATCAGTTGATCGAGAATCATGGCGGAGAAATTCACGTTAAGAGTAAATTGAATGAGGGTACAACATTCACTGTGACCTTGTTTGATGAAGGTTATGAGAAAAAGATCGATAAGGATAAGGCACCTAGTTAA
- a CDS encoding VanZ family protein yields the protein MRKMIFLGPLYNYVSNQYATRINHFPLIRLSFYGADKAILYTLFFIILRLIWIKWKHKKTSFTHEFWVTVFAFYVFLLFALTVFRDGYFLWDFKFYWHRPLSQINTVPLVQILKLLNAKSLIDFFYNLYGNIIWFVPMGFFIPALGKKDRKFFKVVLIGALISTSIEGFQFILNTGVTDIDDVILNTVGTAVGYLIYFVGNWLKNRIKI from the coding sequence ATGAGAAAAATGATATTTTTGGGACCGTTATACAATTACGTATCGAACCAATATGCCACAAGAATAAATCATTTCCCGTTAATACGCTTGTCCTTTTATGGTGCTGATAAAGCTATATTGTACACGCTTTTCTTCATTATATTAAGACTTATTTGGATTAAGTGGAAACATAAGAAGACAAGTTTTACTCATGAATTCTGGGTAACGGTATTCGCCTTTTATGTATTCTTGCTTTTTGCATTAACAGTATTTCGGGATGGATATTTCTTATGGGATTTTAAGTTCTACTGGCATCGACCGCTATCACAGATCAATACTGTACCTTTAGTTCAGATATTAAAATTACTAAATGCCAAGTCTTTGATTGATTTCTTTTATAATTTATATGGTAATATTATATGGTTCGTACCAATGGGATTTTTCATTCCAGCATTAGGCAAAAAAGACCGAAAATTTTTCAAAGTCGTATTAATAGGGGCTTTGATATCCACTTCAATTGAAGGATTCCAATTTATTTTAAACACTGGAGTAACTGATATTGATGACGTTATTTTGAACACTGTTGGAACCGCTGTCGGTTATTTGATATATTTTGTCGGAAATTGGCTGAAAAATCGCATAAAGATTTGA
- a CDS encoding LTA synthase family protein — protein sequence MNKLKTFLNKRIGFMCLLVFFLWLKTIVAYYAEFSLGLNDPLQHLILIINPIATTVILLSIALYINKAIISYIVMGVVYILENVLLYSNILYYREFSDFISFNTIAGASKVTKGLGGSSASLMQGHDFIYFLDFVLIVVLFASRFIKIDKTKIRKLTAVAISTFGIFLFSFNLMLAETNRPQLLGRQFDNSYIVKYLGFNTFLGYDAIKSAQNNQVRSTAVGTDMDNVLDYINQNYAAPNKNYFGEAKGKNIIIIHLESFQQFLIGMKVDDQEVTPFLNSLYNDKNTMSFDNFFHEVGSGRTSDAENMMETSLFGLQEGSLFTKLGTDNTFQAAPAILKQQQNYTSAVFHGNVGSFWNRDHVYKNMGYDYFFDSSYFNQNDDSSIGYGMKDKLMLSESVKYLEQLQQPFYTKFITVTNHTPYDLGDEDQSADFTKPDTGTTVVDNYFETAHYLDSALKEFFQYLKDSGIYDNSMIVLYGDHYGLNASQDKVVAPMLGYDTNNSDFNEVQMQRVPFMIHMKGLKGGVNHAYGGEIDALPTILHLAGVNTKNYVQLGTDLLSKKHNAIVAFRNKEFVTTKYTVIKGEEGTHIVYDNSTGEEIDLNQNPQLAKTVDKWQEEVNKRLKISDTINNKNLLRFYTPTGFTPVDPSQYDYQNEIQKLVKTRDDLGLKSTSVYSKNDNKSTTPLYNTDAPELNGDRTFIDSWSSVIKENNDDD from the coding sequence ATGAATAAACTTAAAACATTTTTGAACAAACGTATTGGTTTTATGTGTCTTTTAGTCTTCTTTTTGTGGCTAAAAACCATCGTTGCCTACTACGCTGAATTTTCGCTGGGGTTAAATGATCCGTTACAACATTTGATTTTAATCATTAATCCTATTGCTACTACAGTCATTTTACTCAGTATAGCGTTATACATCAACAAGGCAATTATCTCATACATCGTTATGGGTGTTGTTTACATATTGGAAAATGTCTTGCTGTATTCCAATATTCTATACTATCGTGAATTTTCAGACTTCATTTCATTCAATACCATTGCAGGTGCATCAAAAGTTACTAAGGGACTTGGTGGTAGCAGCGCTAGTTTAATGCAAGGTCATGATTTTATTTATTTTTTAGACTTTGTTTTAATTGTAGTTTTATTTGCTAGTCGCTTTATAAAAATAGATAAAACTAAAATAAGAAAATTAACCGCTGTGGCTATTTCCACTTTTGGTATTTTTCTTTTCTCATTCAACTTAATGCTTGCTGAAACAAATCGTCCTCAATTACTTGGTAGACAATTTGACAATAGCTATATTGTTAAATATTTGGGATTCAACACATTCCTAGGTTATGACGCCATAAAGTCAGCTCAAAACAATCAAGTTAGATCGACTGCTGTCGGTACCGATATGGACAACGTACTAGATTATATCAATCAAAATTACGCTGCACCCAATAAGAATTATTTTGGTGAAGCTAAAGGTAAAAATATCATTATAATTCATTTGGAAAGTTTCCAACAATTCTTAATTGGGATGAAGGTCGATGATCAAGAGGTCACCCCATTTTTGAATAGTCTATACAATGACAAGAACACGATGTCATTTGATAATTTCTTCCATGAAGTTGGTAGTGGACGCACAAGTGATGCTGAAAACATGATGGAAACTTCACTTTTTGGACTCCAAGAAGGTTCTTTATTCACTAAACTTGGAACAGATAATACATTCCAAGCTGCTCCAGCAATCCTTAAGCAACAACAAAATTATACTAGTGCCGTCTTCCACGGTAATGTCGGTAGTTTCTGGAACAGAGATCATGTGTATAAAAATATGGGATATGACTATTTCTTTGATTCCAGCTACTTCAACCAAAATGATGATTCAAGTATTGGCTATGGTATGAAGGATAAACTAATGCTTTCTGAAAGTGTTAAATATCTAGAACAATTACAACAACCCTTCTATACCAAATTTATAACTGTAACAAACCACACCCCATATGATCTAGGTGATGAAGATCAAAGTGCAGATTTCACTAAACCTGATACTGGTACCACTGTCGTCGATAACTACTTTGAAACGGCGCACTACCTTGATTCTGCTCTAAAAGAATTCTTCCAGTATCTCAAGGATAGTGGTATCTATGATAATTCTATGATTGTCTTGTATGGTGACCACTACGGATTAAACGCATCCCAAGACAAAGTCGTTGCTCCAATGTTGGGATATGATACTAACAACAGTGACTTCAATGAAGTACAAATGCAACGGGTTCCTTTCATGATTCATATGAAGGGATTAAAGGGTGGTGTTAACCATGCCTATGGTGGTGAGATTGACGCTTTACCTACAATACTTCACTTGGCTGGAGTTAATACTAAGAACTACGTCCAATTAGGTACTGACTTATTATCCAAGAAACACAACGCAATTGTGGCCTTTAGAAATAAAGAGTTTGTCACAACTAAATACACCGTTATCAAAGGTGAAGAAGGAACACACATTGTTTATGACAATAGTACTGGCGAAGAGATTGATCTCAATCAAAACCCTCAACTCGCAAAAACAGTTGATAAGTGGCAAGAAGAAGTAAATAAGAGACTGAAGATATCAGATACTATTAATAACAAAAATCTACTAAGATTTTATACTCCAACCGGATTTACACCTGTTGATCCAAGTCAATATGACTATCAAAATGAGATACAAAAATTGGTTAAAACAAGAGATGATCTAGGTCTTAAATCAACTAGTGTATATTCGAAAAATGATAATAAATCAACAACACCACTCTATAACACTGATGCTCCAGAATTGAATGGTGATAGAACCTTTATCGATAGTTGGTCAAGTGTTATCAAGGAAAATAATGATGATGATTAA
- a CDS encoding glucose-6-phosphate isomerase produces MTHIKFDDSKLSKFVQDNELGEMQNLVTAADDELRKGTGAGADFRGFIDLPVDYDKDEFSRIKKAAKKIQSDSEVFIGIGIGGSYLGARAAIDFLSSSFYNVKNNKDVPEVYFAGNSISPNYLADLLEVIGDRDFSINVISKSGTTTEPSIAFRILKAKLVEKYGEKAAKGRIYATTDRAKGALKTESDAEGYEEFVVPDDIGGRFSVLTAVGLLPIAVAGIDIDKLMEGAAKARTDFSSSDLTKNDAYKYAALRNILYRKGYTTELLENYEPNLQYFGEWWKQLMGESEGKDQKGIYPSSANFSTDLHSLGQYIQEGRRNLMETVVIIDKPRFEMEIPSEKEDLDGLGYLEGKSMDYVNKRAYEGVVLAHTDGGVPVMSVHIQEQDATSLGYLIYFFEIAVGVSGYLNGINPFNQPGVEAYKKNMFALLGKPGFEKLGKELNERL; encoded by the coding sequence ATGACACATATTAAATTTGATGATTCAAAATTAAGTAAGTTTGTTCAAGATAACGAACTCGGCGAAATGCAAAATCTTGTAACTGCTGCTGATGATGAACTACGTAAGGGTACCGGTGCCGGTGCTGACTTCCGTGGTTTCATCGACCTTCCAGTTGATTACGATAAAGATGAGTTTTCACGCATTAAAAAGGCTGCTAAAAAGATTCAATCTGATTCAGAAGTATTTATTGGAATCGGTATTGGTGGATCTTACTTAGGTGCCCGTGCTGCTATTGATTTTCTAAGTTCATCATTCTATAACGTTAAAAATAACAAAGATGTTCCAGAAGTTTACTTTGCAGGTAATTCAATTTCTCCAAACTATCTTGCTGATTTGCTTGAAGTTATTGGTGATCGTGACTTTAGTATCAACGTTATTTCAAAATCAGGAACAACTACAGAACCTTCAATTGCTTTCCGTATTTTGAAGGCTAAGTTAGTTGAAAAGTATGGTGAAAAAGCTGCCAAAGGCCGTATCTATGCTACAACTGATCGTGCAAAAGGTGCTTTGAAGACTGAATCAGACGCTGAAGGCTATGAAGAATTCGTTGTTCCTGACGATATCGGTGGTCGTTTCTCAGTTCTTACAGCCGTTGGTTTACTACCAATCGCCGTTGCAGGAATTGATATTGATAAGTTAATGGAAGGTGCTGCCAAAGCACGTACTGACTTTTCAAGTTCTGATTTGACAAAAAATGACGCATACAAGTATGCAGCACTAAGAAACATCTTGTATCGTAAAGGTTATACAACAGAATTGCTTGAGAACTACGAGCCAAACCTACAATACTTCGGTGAATGGTGGAAGCAATTGATGGGTGAATCTGAAGGTAAAGACCAAAAGGGTATCTACCCATCATCAGCTAACTTCTCAACTGACCTTCACTCATTAGGCCAATACATCCAAGAAGGACGTCGTAACTTGATGGAAACAGTTGTTATCATCGACAAGCCTCGTTTTGAAATGGAAATTCCTAGTGAAAAAGAAGATCTTGATGGTCTTGGCTATCTTGAAGGTAAATCAATGGACTACGTAAACAAGCGTGCTTACGAAGGTGTTGTACTTGCTCATACTGACGGTGGCGTTCCTGTAATGAGCGTTCACATTCAAGAACAAGACGCAACTTCATTGGGTTATTTGATCTACTTCTTTGAAATTGCTGTTGGCGTTTCAGGTTACTTAAATGGAATCAATCCATTTAACCAACCAGGTGTTGAAGCATACAAGAAGAACATGTTCGCATTACTTGGCAAGCCTGGATTTGAAAAGCTTGGTAAGGAATTGAACGAAAGACTATAA
- a CDS encoding response regulator transcription factor, with the protein MKILMIEDNKSVSEMMSMFFQKENWDAHFAYDGNEAVDMFNETPDDWDMITLDLNLPGKDGMEVAKEIRKVSKTVPIIMLTARDTESDQVLGLEFGADDYVTKPFSPITLIARMKAIHRRNESVAEEASKNTTAVSDDSSTSDGFDVNTGYFKLNSSTREAFLGDNEIPDLTPKEFDLLKTLASKPKQVFSREQLLEQVWDYDYFGEERTVDAHIKKLRQKIEKVGPQVIETVWGVGYKFDDSGRKVD; encoded by the coding sequence ATGAAAATTTTAATGATTGAAGATAACAAATCGGTATCAGAAATGATGAGTATGTTTTTCCAGAAAGAAAATTGGGACGCTCATTTTGCTTATGATGGGAACGAAGCCGTTGATATGTTCAATGAAACGCCTGATGATTGGGACATGATCACCTTAGACCTTAACCTTCCGGGAAAAGACGGTATGGAGGTCGCTAAAGAGATCCGTAAGGTCTCTAAAACTGTCCCAATAATCATGCTTACAGCACGTGACACTGAGAGTGATCAAGTACTTGGCTTAGAATTTGGAGCTGATGATTATGTTACAAAGCCATTCAGTCCAATCACATTGATTGCTAGAATGAAGGCAATTCATCGCCGTAACGAAAGTGTCGCTGAAGAAGCTTCAAAGAATACTACAGCAGTCTCTGATGATTCATCGACAAGTGATGGATTCGACGTTAATACAGGTTATTTCAAGCTGAATTCTAGTACCCGTGAAGCATTCTTAGGTGATAATGAAATTCCTGATTTAACACCTAAGGAGTTTGATTTATTAAAGACATTAGCAAGTAAACCAAAACAAGTCTTCTCACGTGAGCAATTACTGGAACAAGTTTGGGACTATGATTATTTCGGTGAAGAAAGAACTGTCGATGCTCATATCAAAAAGTTGCGACAAAAGATTGAAAAAGTAGGTCCACAAGTTATTGAAACTGTCTGGGGTGTGGGGTATAAGTTTGATGATTCTGGACGTAAGGTAGATTAA
- a CDS encoding zinc-binding alcohol dehydrogenase family protein, whose protein sequence is MKMYGVTNDKLSSLKEFEKDTPSPTGTDILVKIKGLSINPVDIATRKGFKNGDKPLILGFDGYGEVVATGEKADKFNLGDKVFFAGDHSRDGSYQEYELIDERIVALAPKTTSIEESAAMPLVTLTASELLYEKLHIDPKANNSNKTVLIINGAGGVGSIAIQLAKKAGLKVIATASTEEKVNWVKNLGADIVVNHHEDLIKQLHELGISNVDYILGLSDNDPHWREIVELIKPFGIFATITNLNNSQIGDLKQKSVDFAWEWMFTKSFYNLDSMTTQGDYLSKLAKELDNGTIKSTTTNVFHGLNVDTLTKATELVESGHMMGKVVIIV, encoded by the coding sequence ATGAAGATGTATGGTGTAACGAATGATAAATTAAGCAGTTTAAAAGAATTTGAAAAAGATACTCCAAGTCCAACTGGTACAGATATTCTAGTTAAAATTAAAGGACTATCAATTAATCCAGTCGACATAGCTACTAGAAAAGGATTTAAAAATGGAGATAAACCATTGATCCTTGGCTTTGATGGATATGGGGAAGTAGTTGCGACCGGGGAAAAGGCTGATAAGTTCAATCTTGGTGATAAAGTCTTTTTTGCAGGTGATCATTCCCGGGACGGAAGTTATCAAGAGTATGAATTGATTGATGAACGAATCGTGGCATTAGCACCAAAGACAACATCTATTGAAGAAAGTGCCGCTATGCCATTGGTAACTCTTACTGCTAGTGAATTGTTATATGAGAAACTTCATATTGATCCTAAGGCTAATAACAGTAACAAAACTGTTTTGATTATAAATGGTGCCGGTGGTGTTGGATCAATTGCTATACAACTGGCTAAAAAAGCTGGATTAAAAGTCATTGCTACAGCTTCCACAGAAGAGAAAGTAAACTGGGTAAAAAATCTTGGAGCCGATATAGTTGTCAATCATCATGAGGACTTGATCAAGCAGCTTCATGAACTTGGTATAAGCAATGTTGATTACATTTTGGGATTGAGTGATAATGACCCACATTGGAGAGAAATAGTTGAATTGATCAAGCCGTTTGGAATATTCGCAACAATTACGAACTTAAATAATTCTCAAATAGGTGATCTTAAGCAAAAGTCTGTTGATTTTGCTTGGGAGTGGATGTTTACCAAATCATTTTACAATTTGGATTCTATGACTACTCAAGGAGATTATCTGTCTAAGCTAGCTAAAGAACTGGACAATGGTACAATTAAGTCCACCACTACCAATGTATTTCATGGTTTGAATGTTGATACTTTAACTAAAGCAACTGAGTTAGTTGAGTCTGGCCACATGATGGGTAAAGTTGTCATAATCGTTTAG
- a CDS encoding Cof-type HAD-IIB family hydrolase produces MNNNYKGTVFFDLDGTLLNANSKMDPDVSQAVHKLRDNGYLPVISTGRAPNEILQVTGPTGIDTYVTFNGALVESAGKVIYKKIISPETVAKVIEKAKEYNDIITMHSIDKTRSTFTSKFMSEFYKTVKIPEPIVDPKFYEKEELPMILVVTPDGPERYSNVFDELTFYKTGPYAIDTISKGVTKMNGIKHLLSGLELDQKPVYAFGDGPNDLSMIQEIQHSVAMGNGIDSVKEAAEYITSANTDNGIINGLKHYNLI; encoded by the coding sequence TTGAATAATAATTATAAAGGTACTGTATTCTTTGATTTAGATGGAACACTTCTTAACGCCAATTCCAAAATGGATCCAGACGTCTCACAAGCTGTCCATAAACTTCGTGACAATGGCTATCTGCCAGTCATTAGTACCGGACGTGCTCCAAACGAAATTTTGCAAGTGACTGGTCCAACTGGTATTGATACTTATGTAACCTTCAATGGTGCACTAGTTGAATCTGCTGGTAAAGTTATTTACAAAAAAATAATCTCTCCAGAAACAGTCGCAAAAGTTATCGAAAAAGCAAAAGAATATAATGATATTATCACAATGCACTCGATTGATAAAACACGTTCCACTTTTACAAGCAAATTTATGTCAGAGTTTTATAAAACCGTTAAAATTCCAGAACCAATAGTCGATCCTAAGTTTTATGAAAAAGAAGAACTTCCAATGATCCTGGTAGTTACACCAGACGGACCAGAACGATACTCCAATGTATTCGACGAATTGACATTCTACAAAACTGGTCCTTACGCCATCGATACAATTTCAAAAGGTGTCACTAAAATGAATGGAATCAAACACCTTTTGAGCGGGTTAGAACTAGATCAAAAGCCAGTATATGCTTTTGGCGATGGTCCAAATGATCTCTCAATGATTCAAGAGATTCAACACAGTGTCGCCATGGGAAATGGTATCGATTCAGTTAAGGAAGCAGCAGAATATATAACATCTGCAAATACTGACAACGGTATTATCAATGGATTGAAACATTACAATCTTATCTAA
- a CDS encoding L,D-transpeptidase produces the protein MIKKNVTISIIVGVVVLIAVGFGIISVNAKKAESVAVEQRIEKQKAAKIHKKELAIKKEKLNQWKHPSEKKDYPDLDKYKDAYIEVSIEDQKVYIKDGKDSNLYIMNAATGTKESPTPKGVFHIQNRGDSFYNPESKEGANYWTSFKDLGVYLFHSVPTDKEGKYDENEAHKLGERSSHGCVRLTIPDAKWVNTSVPDGMKVVVK, from the coding sequence ATGATAAAGAAGAATGTGACGATCTCTATAATTGTAGGAGTGGTTGTTTTAATAGCTGTTGGATTTGGTATTATTTCAGTTAATGCCAAAAAAGCTGAGTCTGTAGCGGTTGAACAAAGGATTGAAAAGCAAAAGGCAGCTAAAATACATAAAAAAGAATTAGCCATTAAGAAAGAAAAACTCAATCAATGGAAACATCCATCTGAAAAGAAGGATTATCCAGATTTGGATAAGTATAAAGATGCTTATATTGAGGTATCTATTGAGGATCAAAAGGTATATATCAAGGATGGTAAGGACAGCAACTTGTATATTATGAATGCTGCTACAGGTACGAAAGAATCACCAACGCCTAAAGGGGTCTTTCATATTCAAAATCGTGGCGATTCATTTTACAATCCTGAATCAAAAGAAGGTGCCAATTACTGGACTTCCTTCAAAGATTTGGGAGTTTACTTGTTTCACAGTGTGCCAACAGATAAAGAAGGTAAGTATGATGAAAATGAAGCCCATAAGCTTGGTGAACGGTCGAGTCATGGTTGTGTTAGATTGACTATCCCCGATGCTAAGTGGGTCAATACCTCTGTTCCTGATGGAATGAAAGTTGTTGTTAAATAG
- a CDS encoding TetR/AcrR family transcriptional regulator, protein MEKSELQKEKIVKVAQGLFSEQGFEATTTREISRDVGISDGSLYYYFPKGKREILDTIVHQGIESRTVVIDDWFTEVKSVPELEKQIINLYERICLIFEDEDSYRSFMITIRERPLLSDSQSDWLIEVLGNVQTKLAKELDTIVGQLKIVKSDFEDATGIIVSIIQKSLYDELVLKNNKVINNEVKQATESEIHLLMQLIGV, encoded by the coding sequence ATGGAAAAAAGCGAACTTCAAAAAGAAAAGATAGTAAAAGTCGCACAGGGGCTATTTTCTGAACAAGGTTTTGAGGCCACTACAACTAGAGAGATCAGTCGGGATGTCGGAATCTCTGATGGTTCATTGTATTATTACTTCCCTAAAGGTAAGCGAGAAATATTGGATACGATCGTTCACCAAGGTATTGAAAGCAGGACTGTAGTAATTGATGACTGGTTTACAGAGGTTAAATCTGTCCCAGAACTTGAGAAACAGATCATTAATCTTTATGAGAGGATTTGCTTGATATTTGAGGATGAAGATAGCTATCGCTCCTTTATGATTACTATCCGCGAACGTCCCTTACTATCAGACAGTCAATCAGATTGGTTAATTGAGGTTTTGGGTAATGTCCAAACTAAGTTGGCTAAAGAGTTAGATACAATTGTTGGTCAACTCAAGATTGTAAAAAGTGATTTTGAAGATGCAACTGGTATTATAGTTTCAATAATTCAAAAGTCACTCTATGATGAATTAGTTTTGAAGAATAATAAAGTTATAAATAATGAAGTTAAACAAGCTACTGAATCTGAAATACACTTATTGATGCAGTTGATTGGTGTATAG